A genome region from Fusarium musae strain F31 chromosome 5, whole genome shotgun sequence includes the following:
- a CDS encoding hypothetical protein (EggNog:ENOG41) → MVRTETLLSEYINFSDQNAGLSDAELTNKELMFYGAAAVSHLCNEQEQGINIDENLHQSDRFRFIRELDIISSVYSIAPISKKAGIKSTPPVIAWSNRLQTVFLGFCCTRNMNDVHSDLDVRLTASDDIGSRFHKGFCDRSEEFVPLVEWLMKRHKLVVCGHSFGGALATISSYLAMVGHDPLPNAWEQRQGGVSIITFGAPSCMVAEPLGTTVSFQMNLSGNFHHVINPHDYVPFALNDSSRKFKQTFDALRTPLGNLSPTIQMLWPILEYLLDLLLQHTGKFCHFGCMYSIAAEISGIQNCVQTLRLDDIPQIPSAGQVDRYHKMSHYFHCVKSSVGSRFIQQASKELHHAVSDVSSMILPMPGTVTSCSCVVHSDHMIVSLDINTPVMQYLLKGATFSSDTREIPLAILGFPAKSDRYQNSVKLEYRIKDDDPFEDIGKASIAIQEGITLHDIFGRSTDIDVDTLRSMSLDRASLPATFESIRLAMIRALVAQMSKVQALRTDNTSRDAHPREEVMSIVDNIKPVVGCIDGLVSDASPHLVFSRLGHAFTILKALWPKDFEIGSDFHASVPGAYGDGDSDTGLLHDIPAACPKVLRRLITDMVISQNAPSITRAQLLVQNWEAAKRPTLTKQFNKVPTFAGALKTFSHDLYHRSTDPTRRTEQAVSQFQGVMGVIQFCHLVIITQLDAPYEWYCKSTEGHRITSAALGALPSYFSGASLFSRVLALGLGATSAAGLGVTGGIAVLFTSTTIINHLLNRHKTYLDLSFPGVLAITLLALGLPIAESDDIVEKTLLDRVKQDIASSHSVETIDKWRGKLEEGLKEYPGVKANQWCITPTFFWPRWLFSVAQVAQLRIQLSDKICIGVQGSTEAGKSQMLTVLTGASENYFKPGSSSLCRTLGIQSYDSSSLGAIFLDSPGFDDQKPEIKYMADVFQELFAIVIIVIPMERTRSEATESALHIAIKLLRDQEDKRPLRILLSQADGLDHHRNNKQKFRDTLRDVKEQFMSRFRQELGENFTTFRQQPFHDGIVCKSERLEDIVKPFSTHAQMTLDGISALADCPSRTPCKIERESHFENLCELADAGEIWDIESLRSWLRDLSPNSVPMSSGRVRVYCD, encoded by the exons ATGGTGCGAACAGAGACTCTTCTCAGCGAGTACATCAATTTTAGCGACCAGAATGCTGGATTGAGCGATGCAGAGCTCACCAACAAAGAGCTCATGTTCTACGGTGCTGCAGCAGTCAGTCATCTCTGCAACGAACAAGAGCAAGGTATCAACATCGATGAGAATCTTCATCAGAGTGATCGATTCCGATTCATCCGAGAACTAGACATTATCTCGTCGGTCTACTCAATTGCGCCGATTAGCAAGAAAGCGGGGATCAAGTCAACACCGCCGGTCATTGCCTGGTCGAATCGCCTTCAGACCGTCTTTCTAGGGTTCTGTTGTACACGTAACATGAACGATGTCCATTCTGATTTAGACGTGCGCTTGACAGCGTCAGATGACATAGGATCGCGATTCCATAAGGGCTTCTGTGACAGAAGTGAGGAGTTTGTGCCGCTTGTTGAATGGCTTATGAAGAGGCACAAGTTGGTTGTTTGCGGCCACAGCTTCGG AGGCGCCCTGGCGACTATCTCGTCCTACCTGGCCATGGTTGGCCACGATCCTCTTCCGAACGCCTGGGAACAAAGGCAGGGCGGTGTATCCATAATCACATTTGGAGCACCTTCGTGCATGGTCGCTGAACCACTAGGAACCACGGTTTCCTTTCAAATGAACCTGAGCGGCAATTTCCACCACGTTATCAACCCTCACGACTACGTTCCCTTTGCACTCAACGATAGCTCGAGGAAGTTTAAGCAGACCTTTGATGCTCTAAGAACACCGCTGGGGAACCTGTCACCCACGATCCAGATGCTATGGCCTATCCTTGAGTATCTCTTAGATCTTTTGTTGCAGCACACGGGCAAGTTCTGCCACTTTGGGTGCATGTACTCTATCGCGGCTGAAATATCAGGGATCCAGAATTGTGTCCAAACTTTGCGACTCGACGACATTCCTCAGATACCTAGCGCGGGTCAGGTTGACCGATATCACAAGATGTCACACTACTTCCATTGTGTCAAGAGCTCTGTTGGTTCCAGATTTATTCAACAGGCCTCAAAAGAACTGCATCATGCAGTCTCCGATGTTTCATCGATGATACTTCCAATGCCTGGAACGGTAACAAGTTGCTCCTGCGTGGTTCACAGCGATCACATGATTGTATCATTGGATATCAATACGCCTGTGATGCAATATCTCTTGAAAGGAGCAACGTTTAGTAGCGATACCCGAGAAATTCCTCTCGCGATTCTTGGGTTTCCTGCCAAGTCTGACCGCTATCAG AACTCTGTCAAACTTGAGTATAGGATCAAGGACGATGACCCCTTTGAGGACATTGGAAAAGCTTCAATCGCCATTCAGGAAGGCATCACCCTTCATGATATTTTCGGGCGATCTACAGACATCGATGTTGATACCTTGCGATCGATGAGTCTGGACAGAGCTAGCTTACCAGCGACCTTCGAAAGTATCAGACTGGCAATGATACGTGCGCTCGTTGCTCAGATGTCAAAGGTCCAGGCCCTCAGAACTGATAATACCTCTCGCGATGCCCATCCTCGAGAAGAGGTCATGTCGATTGTCGACAACATCAAACCTGTTGTGGGATGCATCGACGGTCTTGTTAGCGATGCTAGCCCCCATCTTGTTTTCAGTCGCCTTGGCCATGCTTTTACCATCCTGAAGGCGCTTTGGCCAAAGGACTTTGAGATTGGATCCGATTTCCATGCTTCTGTGCCTGGCGCgtatggagatggagactcTGATACTGGCcttcttcatgatatccCTGCCGCCTGCCCTAAAGTTCTTAGGAGGCTCATTACGGATATGGTCATCAGCCAGAACGCCCCAAGTATCACCCGAGCTCAGCTTCTTGTCCAAAATTGGGAAGCTGCCAAAAGACCCACGTTGACAAAACAATTCAACAAAGTACCGACATTTGCTGGAGCTCTCAAGACGTTCAGCCATGATCTATATCATCGTTCGACAGACCCTACAAGGCGCACAGAGCAAGCAGTGTCCCAGTTTCAAGGCGTCATGGGTGTCATTCAATTTTGTCATCttgtcatcatcactcaACTTGACGCGCCATATGAATGGTACTGCAAGTCCACCGAGGGCCACCGGATCACCTCAGCTGCTTTGGGTGCTTTGCCGTCTTATTTTTCTGGAGCTTCGTTATTCTCTAGAGTCCTAGCTCTGGGCCTTGGGGCGACTTCCGCTGCTGGACTGGGCGTCACTGGTGGGATAGCTGTGTTATTCACAAGCACCACtatcatcaatcatctccTTAACAGGCACAAAACATATCTAGATCTGTCGTTTCCTGGTGTCCTAGCCATTACTCTGCTGGCACTTGGCCTACCCATCGCTGAGTCCGATGACATAGTGGAGAAGACCCTCCTCGATCGCGTGAAGCAGGATATTGCGAGCTCTCATTCGGTGGAAACGATAGATAAATGGAGAGGCAAACTCGAAGAGGGCTTGAAAGAGTATCCCGGGGTCAAGGCCAACCAGTGGTGTATTACACCTACCTTCTTCTGGCCTAGGTGGCTTTTCAGTGTTGCTCAAGTCGCCCAGCTCCGAATCCAGCTTTCGGACAAGATCTGCATCGGAGTGCAGGGCTCCACAGAAGCTGGTAAGAGTCAAATGCTTACTGTTCTCACCGGTGCATCTGAGAACTACTTCAAGCCTGGCTCCAGTAGTCTCTGCAGAACTTTAGGCATTCAGTCTTACGACTCCAGTAGCCTCGGGGCCATTTTCCTCGATAGTCCCGGTTTCGACGACCAGAAGCCAGAGATCAAGTACATGGCCGATGTATTCCAGGAGCTGTTTGCCATCGTGATCATTGTGATCCCGATGGAACGAACACGATCTGAGGCAACCGAAAGTGCCTTGCACATAGCTATCAAACTGCTCCGCGACCAAGAAGATAAGCGCCCGCTGCGGATCCTGCTAAGCCAGGCAGATGGTCTAGACCATCATCGCAACAACAAACAGAAGTTTAGGGACACACTACGTGATGTCAAGGAGCAGTTTATGTCTAGATTTAGACAAGAGCTTGGCGAGAACTTCACTACCTTCAGACAGCAGCCTTTCCATGATGGAATCGTCTGCAAATCGGAGAGGCTGGAGGATATTGTCAAGCCGTTTTCAACGCATGCTCAAATGACTTTAGATGGCATTAGTGCGTTGGCAGATTGTCCTTCCAGAACGCCATGTAAAATCGAAAGGGAGAGCCACTTCGAAAATTTGTGCGAATTGGCTGATGCGGGAGAGATATGGGACATTGAGTCGCTACGCTCCTGGCTTCGAGATCTTTCACCCAACAGCGTGCCGATGTCGAGTGGCCGCGTGCGGGTATACTGTGATTAA
- a CDS encoding hypothetical protein (EggNog:ENOG41), translating to MFYNKPGRLLVEQRRPKCLLWSDIADGAQLGISSDSSSLSVPLPPPEPVQWDSWNGLWESRFRQPQALSRLRNSGMPFDRSPVGSTDDEEVDVSAFRRVHVIPFEGDLLRSVVRIGARCRDVILRYAANFEPNNPQLPPETVLEFKKLVQELNELKATGIYPLAELNARQGTKSHKEVLDYWIQRTAQVLHHPIHDPLFKARVSRDEIEGIAKWMGSPAPLDQPPTLTELGSGSFRDEYCRNEHLKRFPNRQNQANFSLTQHILHDGSKWTLDSIGWNGMYDTVRDLEDE from the exons ATGTTCTACAACAAGCCTGGACGGCTCCTCGTCGAGCAACGACG CCCCAAATGCCTCCTTTGGTCAGATATTGCAGATGGGGCGCAATTGGGCATCTCGTCTGATTCTAGTAGTTTGTCGGTTCCTCTCCCCCCTCCTGAACCCGTACAGTGGGACTCGTGGAATGGGCTGTGGGAATCAAGATTCAGACAGCCACAGGCGCTGTCGCGATTACGAAACTCTGGCATGCCATTTGACAGAAGTCCTGTTGGGAGCaccgacgacgaagaagtgGATGTGTCCGCCTTTCGACGTGTTCACGTCATTCCATTCGAGGGTGATCTTTTACGATCAGTCGTCAGAATCGGAGCTCGATGTCGAGATGTCATCCTCAGGTATGCGGCGAATTTCGAACCCAACAACCCCCAGCTTCCTCCCGAAACAGTACTTGAATTTAAAAAGCTCGTGCAGGAGTTGAATGAGCTCAAGGCGACTGGTATTTATCCTCTTGCCGAATTGAATGCACGTCAAGGGACAAAGAGTCACAAAGAAGTCCTAGACTACTGGATTCAAAGAACTGCCCAGGTATTGCATCATCCTATCCATGACCCATTATTCAAAGCTAGAGTATCACGAGATGAGATAGAGGGGATCGCGAAGTGGATGGGCAGCCCTGCACCACTTGACCAACCCCCAACTCTAACGGAACTTGGGTCCGGCTCCTTTCGTGATGAGTATTGCAGAAACGAGCACCTGAAGCGGTTCCCCAACAGGCAAAATCAAGCCAACTTTTCATTGACTCAACATATCTTACATGACGGCTCAAAATGGACATTAGACTCTATtggatggaatggaatgTATGACACAGTGCGGGATCTGGAGGATGAATGA